The stretch of DNA gacggtctatgaaacgcataggtacattgtgttatgaaatcctgtggatggtctatgaaacgcataggtacattgtgttatgaaatcctgtggacggtctatgaaaaccataggtatattgtgttatgaaaccctatggacggtctatgaaacacataagtatattgtgttatgaaatcctgtggacggtctatgaaacacataggtacattgtgttatgaaatccattgtgatacgaAATCctttggacggtctatgaaatgcataggtgcattgtgtataagaggtatggAGGTACGGTAGGAATAAACACTATTGACGGTATATGAAatacataagtgtataatatgatatgtgaacactaaggacggtctaatgagactcATTTTTAATGCAGATAATATGTGCcctttttgttgtccttgtttgtacaggttgttttaattacattatattatgtgttccacgtatagatcatataggtattctattttgaaagagaatttctagctatacatactaatgttattcgacagtactaatgtcccttttgccaagggcgctgcatctttaatggatgcaggtggttttacaacatgtggcattgatcagtgatagaagtacactcctttcagccgatttggtgagcctcacctcatttcggggtcatgtatcttttgtttctcatgtactttgtggttgaggtatagccggggccttgttgccggcattcccattttactcttcagttgtactttgAGGCTctgtagataggttgtgggtggtatttaaatttgggaaatggattagaactgttggtatttggcaacatgtttttcataaAACCTATAAaatcgtactattttggaaatattgaatgatgctgttaatggaaatgaaatggaagCAGTTAATgaaaatctcttcagtatttgattaacgaagtacatctcctctttattcacagaTGAATCTGAGTAGAATGAAATTTAGCGGGCTTGCgtagtcgggttcactcggttgagcgtctgTTGCGCTCCTTGGTTTTGGTGCGTGACAAACCTAGTATCAAAgcataaggttttaaagtgtcctaggatgtctcggtgccgtgtctagtagagtccttattatcgatGTGTTGTCGACGACATCTATAATttggatgctacatgggcatttaggaataatacccttctttcatgttcttgatcgtataaagctgattgtaagattgttcctccgttAATCGATGCCTTactctaactttcagtatatggtgCCTAAAAAGaatgcaagaactggccaaagggccaatgtcaccccaggtgTGGCAGTTAAtcatataattgatgatgcgggtgagcacccaatGAGTGaagatattcctccagttactataCTATAACTGATCAGACTGCacatgtccctacacctactgaaggtgcaacagttcctccaactggTAGTCCAGTTCTATCTCCAGCTCCAACTttcgattctggtgtttctgatgttgatgttAGGAGAGCCATACAGATATTGGCAAAAATAGTGGCTTCCtagacccagaggtcaaatgttttacccacttcttccagtcagccaggggattctactagttccagggtgaacgggtttctccagtgttcacgggtactaacccagaggaagatccctaggatttcattgatgagatgtacaagactctcagagttatgcgtgctactgaaacagaggcagtggaattgtcCTCCTACAgcctgaaagaggtggcgtattcttggtttgaactatgggaggagtcccgtgaagaagggagacCTCCAgcaaggtggagtgagtttaCCGATGCTTTCATTGACCACTTCTTTCCTGTTGAAACTAAGGTGGCCTGTGCcactgagtttgagagcctgaagcaaggtagcctgagtgtatgGGAGTACCATATGAAATTCGtgcacctgtccaagtatgctatttacatgttgcccactatggaggctagagtgcgctaGTTTGTGCAaggacttagtcccttggtaattaatgaggccgctacagctgccttgaattctgatatgaattatGGAAAAATGGTGGtgtttgctcaagctacagaatatcgaaagttaaaaagaaagagagagctagaaaataacaaaaaagaCCCGATCCACGGGCAATCTTAGTGGCTCATACAGTGGGGGTAATGGTGGAAAGGCATTACATAGGAGAGTGTCATCCAAGCCCGCGCAGTCAATTTCTCAGTCTTCAGTTAGAGCACTACCATCAGGGCCTGACCAGAAGCGGTGGGGCTATAGTAACCATGGGTCTATTCAGCAGGTCCAGTCGAATGGGGATTCTCAGCTGCAGCAAAGGCCCCCATGTCCCAAGTGTGGGAGTCATCATTTGGGAGTGTGCCGACGTGGCACAGATGAATGTTTTGGGTGCGGAGTTAAGGGCGACCAGCTAAGGCACTGCCCCAACAGTCAAGGGATAGCAAGTAAGTCCCTCAACACCAATATTAGGATATCctagctatgtggtttcactcgtgaaTATTTCAGATTCTAACACATATCATGAGCATGTTGAATTGAAAGACAGATTCATCGTATCTATAGTCCTCTCATATATAatcaactattgtgaagggttaagctatcagaatgataataatatcacaagtgctcaacttctttttcatcctcgtaGGCTTGTGGCAGAGATTCCTttttatcaatgcctactaggcaactttatgcctcatgtgtcgaatcaatgatgtcatcacaatgattaactatgtcagcactattggtagtaaccttcatgtttcttaggatataacctcctgaaataccGTTCTCAGTACCTTGATGGATTTTTGAATAATTTTagccaatctcgaacctcgttgttcatatttatagaaaccagtgggggttgaaggttcaatcatgtcaaagaagaagcatcattccgTGGTcatatatattggataggaagttttatggtaatattcaagctagcacatcttaaagtaattgttggaggttgccaaaggttgactTTGGGTATTCGGCATAGATATTTAGAATGGAAGAAAGGGAACGGGTTATTCTAACATATTtgtctatgaatatattgtgtgaattgttaaggaaggtaaagtatatgtagtcacatcaggctttatgaaatcttgaaggaaataggccaaactatgagtatgatttttccctattattgtcctccgtgtacccggtgtttcatgtgtctatatgTATGAAGGTGGAGTTAATGAATACTTGGATTAtaaggagcaactatttgctatccttgttagataagtccagaAGTTAAGATTGCATTTgtcaagtgctatggcgaaaccaacaggttgaagaggttacttgggaggccgaggaagaaatgaagaaaagtatccttacttgtttgaatagctatgtatttACAAAGTTGTGAACTATGGAAATTCTAAAAGTTGCTTTCTATgagttatgtatcatttgtacaattggcATAAAGGGTGTTCCCTTCTGGTAATACCATATACCGCTTGCGAGGCCACAGtttgtgttgttttgtattatgttatgtcgTTGGATTACATATATGTTGTTAGGGTGTGTTTTCTGgactctctgacaggtggataggcctagttacaagggaaactctggcgaaatatttagaaattttgcgagttagtcaaatttggggctgctcgaacgtggtatgaaacaaactgagtttcATAAGATGTTAATAACAGGTTTTGgccctcattcaaggacgaatgatcctaagcgggggagaatgtaacaccccagaaaagtttgaagaacttaagtgtaaaactcggtaaaatttgcaaagaaaataatgtttcatggtgccggactaggattacgtgtttgaggaCTCGGACTTTTTAGGTTGCACAATGCACCAGAAAGAAAAGGAACATTTTTGGAGGAACTGTGCATTTTTTCAGTCCATTATGGGACCGCATAATAACTCTgcagtccgcataaccattatgcggtcgcatatgcgactgcaaaacctgtttcagagcttcatttttgggtttttaaaacacgaccctacttcgttaaatacacgcaaagggtcatttttgagcaaatattctgatgttttagagagaagggagagtgttttagagagagagaaaaccctaggctaattattcatcaagtcttgctcaaatcttgaaagattaacaaggaaaacccacaagttcttcatctaagaggtaaggttccatacccttgtttttaatttcgaatttgggtaaaagatggttgattaggagtatgattcatgggtatgagagtattatttatacatgcatgtaccaacaagAATTGTGGGCGGATTGTTGaacttaaataagtaaggattgggttgtggagtgaaggaaatcttgtagaagaaccttgtggctaaatttgcacacctagtatttgataaaatgctcaaatgagctgagaccatgaatatcttcctaattatggttcaattttgttatgtctcaaaatagattgggattgctagaatttccgaaacgttgtagtaatttaagaaaagctcaattgaggtatgttggctaaactttctctcttggaattgaattccataatgttaccataagtttcaaagtgtgggttgcatattaaaatgttgtggctttgaatcgtatttcaaaagaaagctagtatgccaaattgtatgagaaaatctcaatattcttaaggctcttaattgctcatatgtgtacgtaaagtcttgattgggaatgtcttattattgataacctttaaagatggttggaagtgaattcagtgaattgggaatataaagtgaggccaacgtgccaatagtgaaaggtaTACTTATTGCAAATGGTGCCGatgtaatgaaataatgtgagaaagattatgaaatgagctttgactcaactatttcaaaattgactttgacaatataatcggctaaaagtttatgaactcaagtgatgcccatatgtggctgtttgagctaatgttatgctttgtaagtaattttcaatgtgttttgcattcttacatattcgtgattggaaattgtgtatgattttaatttgtacttcgattgccaatcattttactccatttattggaaagaaattgattatgtttaaagccttcattactaatgaacttaaagttgtgatttccggaatattctacttattgataattatgatgatgatctatgaaagggaagatatgaaagtgtgaaatataaaatacggccattgcaccatgaataaagaatgatacgtatggccaagagagccaatgatataataatgttgtaagtggttgaaagtacgaattaggtgatatgtgatgtgaaaggttatgagatgtacgtatttgtactttctTTCCAATGtgtatgaaaccctatggacggtctatgaaacgcataggtacattgtgttatgaaatcctgtggacgatctatgaaacgcataggtatattatgtaaTAAAATCTtgtggacgatctatgaaacgcataggtacattgtgttatgaaaccctctggacggtctatgaaactcataggtacattgtgttatgaaatcctgtggacggtctatgaaacgcataggtatattgtgttatgaaatcctgtggacggtctatgaaacgcataggtacattatgttatgaaaccctctggacgatctatgaaatgcataggaatattgtgttatgaaatcctgtggacggtctatgaaacgcataggtacattgtgttatgaaaccctatggacggtctatgaaacacataggcatattgtgttataaaatcttgtggacggtctatgaaacgcatatgtatattggtttatgaaatcctgtggacggtctatgaaatgcataggtacattgtgttatgaaaccctatggacggtctataaaacgcataggtatattgtgttatgaaaccctatggacggtctatgaaacgcataggtaaatagtgttatgaaatcctgtagacggtctttgaaacgcataggtacattgtgttatgaaatcctgtgtacagtctatgaaacgcataggtacattgtattatgaaatcctgtgtacagtctatgaaacgcataggtacattgtgttatgaaaccctgtggacggtctatgtaACGCAtatgtacattgtgttatgaaatcctgtggatggtctatgaaacgcataggtaaattatgttatgaaatcttgtggatggtctatgaaacacatatgtacattatgttatgaaatcctgcggacggtctatgaaatgcataggtaaattgtgttatgaaatcctgtggacggtctatgaaacgcatatgtacattgtgttatgaaatcatgtggacggtctatgaaacgcataggtacattgtgttatgaaatcatgtggacggtctatgaaacccaatagtacattgtgttatgaaaccttatggacggtctatgaaacgcataggtataccGTGTTAtaaaatcttgtggacggtctatgaaacgcatatgtatattgtgttatgaaatcctgtggacggtctatgaaacgcataggtccattgtgttatgaaaccctatggacggtctatgaaacgcataggtatattgtgttatgaaaccctatggacggtctatgaaacgcacaggtatattgtgttatgaaatcctgtagacggtctatgaaacgcataggtacattgtgttatgaaatcctgtgtacagtctatgaaacgcataggtacattatgttatgaaatccggtgtacagtctatgaaacgcataggtacattatgttatgaaaccctatggacggtctatgtaacgcataggtacattgtgtaatgaaatcctgtggatggtctatgaaacgcataggtaaattatgttatgaaatcttgtggatggtctatgaaacacatatgtacattgtgttatgaaatcctacggacggtctatgaaacgcataggtaaattgtgttatgaaatcctgtggacagtctatgagacgcatatgtacattgtgttatgaaatcctgtggtcgatctatgaaacacataggtacattgtgttatgaaaccctatggacggtctatgaaacgtataggtatattgtgttatgaaatcttgtggacggtttatgaaacacataggtatattgtgttatgaaatcctgtggatggtctatgaaatgcataggtacattgtgttatgaaatacATTGTGATacgaaatcctgtggacggtctatgaaacgcataggtgcattgtgtataagaggtatggAGGTACGGTaggaataaacactatggacggtctatgaaacgcataagtgtataatatgatatgtgaacactaaggacggtataatgagacacattattaatgcagacaatatgtgacccttttgttgtccttttttgtgcaggttgtttcaattacattatattatatgTTCCacatatagatcatatgggcattctattttgaaagaggatttctagctataaatactagtgttattcggcagtactaacgtcctttttgtcggaggcgctgcatctttaatgtaTGCAGATGGTTTTACAGCatgtggcattgatcagtgatagcagtacactcctttcagccgatttggtgagccccacttcatatcggggtcatgtatcttttgtttctcatgtactttgtggttgaggtatagccggggccttgttaccggcattcccatattactcttcagttgtacttagaggctccgtagacaggttgtgggtggtatttgaatttgggaattggattagaactgttggtatttggcaacatatttTTCATATAACCTATAAAcccgtactattttggaaatattgaatgttGTTGTTAGTGGatatgaaatggaagcggttaatgaaatatcttcagtatttgattaacggagtacatctcctctttattcacggatGAATCTGGGTAGAATGAAATTTTACAGGCTttctcagtcgggttcactcagttgagcgccggtcacgctcctcgattttggggcgtgacagaaaatatggggtgtaacatcattcccccttttggAACATTAATCCTCTATTGTTGAcagatgcacttatcattatcataatctatagctcttgcgaatactttagtactctccttgccatctaggtaactgttctatgaataaatccaaaggtcagggcattcccccctttaggcctctttctcacaccacgacttatagtcaaaatccttccaatctcgtaactattgctaccttttgtcatgcagcctgtacgattcTGACCTTATAAGTGTGCCTATGCgtctcttctctccttttttctcCGACTTTtaaccaatctctaggcctcactttgcaaacatatacagagcttgataagatgtccttCTGGACATCTatgggtatactgaagttcttcgctcgatactttgttga from Nicotiana tomentosiformis chromosome 11, ASM39032v3, whole genome shotgun sequence encodes:
- the LOC138901205 gene encoding uncharacterized protein, with the protein product MYKTLRVMRATETEAVELSSYSLKEVAYSWFELWEESREEGRPPARWSEFTDAFIDHFFPVETKVACATEFESLKQGSLSVWEYHMKFVHLSKYAIYMLPTMEARVR